A genome region from Dolichospermum compactum NIES-806 includes the following:
- a CDS encoding COP23 domain-containing protein, which produces MKLALLATLFLTTTLASAPVFAQEESNNQVRFLCAETLNSQNQKRVPATVLWTPNFKKAMVTWTSILAGYGPQERCQKVSDNFQVALNNGSLNYITNAVQNGSKVICSVRSTDGACDTVLFTLRSQDSSQNVLKQLNQLWLGAATTGPIQQSSGGESKYYIDIRQFLNTPPSNKMK; this is translated from the coding sequence ATGAAATTAGCATTATTAGCGACACTATTCTTAACCACAACATTAGCATCTGCTCCTGTTTTTGCTCAAGAAGAGTCAAATAATCAAGTTCGCTTCCTCTGTGCAGAAACCTTGAATTCCCAAAATCAAAAGCGTGTTCCTGCTACTGTTCTTTGGACACCAAACTTCAAAAAAGCAATGGTAACATGGACATCTATTTTAGCTGGATATGGACCACAAGAACGTTGTCAAAAAGTTTCTGATAATTTCCAAGTCGCTTTAAATAATGGTAGTCTCAATTACATTACAAATGCTGTTCAAAATGGGAGCAAAGTAATTTGTTCTGTGCGTTCAACTGATGGTGCTTGTGATACTGTATTGTTTACATTGCGATCTCAAGACAGTTCTCAAAACGTTCTCAAACAATTAAATCAACTTTGGTTAGGTGCTGCTACTACAGGACCTATTCAACAAAGTTCTGGTGGAGAATCCAAATATTACATTGATATTCGCCAATTCCTCAATACACCACCATCAAATAAGATGAAATAA
- a CDS encoding serine protease, which produces MKRLFFTLICTTALLTIPQQLLLISPQPVTAQQPTSQLLTTEQLQDLAKSITVKILTKNGSSSGTLIAKNGNNYTVLTNDHVVSLGASYRIQTPDGKIYSANVIKEKPPSLKNQDVALFQFQSTAEYTIATLGTSSPIAVEQKIVAAGFVDDNAKLIFTEGQISLLPDKSFQRGYRIGYSNKVQPGMSGGPILNYQGEVIGINAVHAYPISDKIYTYIDNSKPSTAERQQMRQYSWGLPIYSVAKVVNEVIAKSPKKIDDSALIAKKGLINDIDKIAQEITVLIPNANPTDMGSGVIIAQKGNIYYVLTADHVIWNRDEKKLKDKLEIVAPDNQRYAINVSNAKRMPGVDLAVVQFTSNQKYQVATLANYSLNTKDQKVFVSGFPGNKQQNKNKPHRILTAGILRQQQFIKLNTYLSFNNQSSLIPVQIQTVLSDGYDLLYSNITKGGMSGGAVLDTQGRLIGIHGRVEGEISLDFDGEINLGSSSGVPIRTFLNLVEQGGIDSDLKIQTAVPATLKKSEEDVISEYLLPLDQVPKNSDNEISWLNYANQLLRSQKYAEAIKAVDKAISKKPNFYQAWYFKGVIFFSEKKDTEAITAFDKALKINPDFAQAWKLRGRVLGLLDKYSEALTSFNQAIALSPNQFDLYYWRGLSLAQLKRFPEAIEAYNQAIKFYPDYKLIYNSRGLSYVNLQKYQQAIDDFNQAIQLDPKNADYYYFRGMAYSFLNKHQRAIDDSTQAIQLDPKEAIHYSMRGLTYLQLKDYKQAINDWTQAIKLDPKNATYYGMRGGTYYKLKEYKLAINDYTQAIQLDPKEAIHYSMRGLTYLQLKDYKQAINDWTQAIKLDPKNATYYGMRGGTYYKLKEYKLAINDYTQAIQLDPKEAIHYSMRGLAYLQLKDYKQAIANYTQAIQLDPKNATYYARRGLTYLQLKDYKQAINDWTQAIKLDPKNAVYYGARGLTYLQLKDYKQAINDYTQAIKIDHKNGIHYGSRGDAYLQLKDYKQAINDYTQAIKLDPKNADYYYSRGFANYKFKDYKQAIDDWNQAIKFKPDFTEAYTNLGIVHYEMGEVETAINYWRNAIKINSNVAEAHLALGVALYAKGDKEAGLKSGETALKLDKRYGKIEFLKENNWGDKLIKDSQEFLNNPRIKGLI; this is translated from the coding sequence ATGAAACGCCTATTTTTCACCCTCATTTGCACAACTGCTTTATTAACTATTCCCCAACAATTGTTATTGATTTCTCCCCAACCTGTCACCGCACAACAACCCACATCACAATTATTAACCACAGAACAATTACAAGATTTAGCTAAATCAATCACCGTGAAAATATTAACCAAAAATGGCAGTAGTTCAGGAACTTTAATTGCTAAAAATGGTAATAATTACACGGTTTTAACTAATGATCATGTTGTAAGTTTAGGTGCATCTTATCGTATTCAAACACCTGATGGTAAAATTTATTCAGCTAATGTAATTAAAGAAAAACCACCATCTTTAAAAAATCAAGATGTGGCTTTATTCCAGTTTCAATCAACAGCAGAATATACCATAGCTACTTTAGGAACATCTTCACCTATAGCAGTAGAACAAAAAATTGTCGCGGCTGGATTTGTTGATGATAATGCTAAGTTAATTTTCACAGAAGGACAAATTTCTCTATTACCAGATAAAAGTTTTCAAAGAGGTTATCGCATAGGTTACAGCAATAAAGTTCAACCAGGAATGAGTGGCGGACCCATATTAAATTATCAAGGTGAAGTTATTGGTATTAATGCCGTTCATGCTTATCCTATTTCTGATAAAATATATACTTATATTGACAATAGTAAACCCAGTACAGCCGAACGTCAGCAAATGCGTCAATATAGTTGGGGTTTACCGATTTATAGTGTCGCTAAAGTAGTCAATGAAGTTATTGCTAAATCGCCTAAAAAGATTGATGATTCTGCTTTGATAGCGAAAAAAGGTTTGATTAATGATATTGATAAAATTGCCCAAGAAATTACGGTTTTAATTCCTAATGCTAACCCCACAGATATGGGTTCTGGGGTAATTATTGCCCAGAAAGGTAATATTTATTATGTGTTGACTGCGGATCATGTTATCTGGAATCGTGATGAAAAAAAATTAAAAGATAAGTTAGAAATAGTCGCACCAGATAATCAACGATATGCTATAAATGTCAGCAATGCGAAAAGAATGCCTGGAGTTGATTTAGCCGTTGTTCAATTTACCAGTAATCAAAAATATCAAGTTGCAACTTTAGCAAATTATAGTTTAAATACTAAAGATCAAAAAGTGTTTGTTTCTGGTTTTCCTGGTAATAAACAACAAAATAAAAACAAACCTCACCGGATTTTAACAGCGGGAATTTTGAGGCAACAGCAATTCATTAAGTTAAATACTTATCTAAGTTTCAATAATCAAAGTTCTCTGATACCCGTGCAAATACAAACTGTTTTAAGTGATGGTTATGATCTACTTTATAGTAATATTACTAAAGGCGGAATGAGTGGCGGTGCAGTTTTAGATACCCAAGGAAGATTAATTGGTATTCATGGCAGAGTGGAAGGTGAAATATCACTCGATTTTGATGGTGAAATCAATTTAGGTAGTAGTTCTGGTGTTCCCATTAGGACATTTTTAAATTTGGTTGAACAAGGAGGAATAGATTCAGATTTAAAAATCCAAACTGCTGTACCAGCTACACTAAAAAAATCGGAAGAGGATGTAATTAGTGAATATTTATTACCATTGGATCAAGTTCCTAAAAACAGCGATAATGAAATATCATGGCTAAATTATGCCAATCAACTATTGCGTTCTCAGAAATATGCAGAAGCAATAAAAGCCGTTGATAAAGCGATTAGCAAAAAACCGAATTTTTATCAAGCTTGGTATTTCAAGGGGGTGATATTTTTTAGTGAAAAAAAAGATACAGAAGCTATTACTGCTTTTGATAAAGCTCTTAAAATTAATCCCGACTTTGCTCAAGCTTGGAAATTGCGGGGTAGAGTGCTTGGGTTATTAGATAAATATTCCGAGGCCTTAACATCTTTTAATCAAGCCATTGCTCTGAGTCCTAATCAATTTGATCTTTACTATTGGCGAGGTTTATCCCTTGCTCAATTAAAGCGGTTTCCTGAAGCAATTGAGGCTTATAATCAAGCCATTAAATTTTATCCCGACTATAAACTCATTTATAATTCACGTGGTTTATCCTATGTGAATTTACAAAAATATCAACAAGCCATAGATGATTTTAATCAGGCCATTCAACTTGACCCTAAAAATGCCGACTATTACTACTTCAGGGGTATGGCTTACAGTTTCTTAAATAAGCATCAACGGGCAATTGATGATTCTACTCAGGCCATTCAACTTGACCCTAAAGAGGCAATACACTATAGTATGAGGGGTCTTACTTACCTTCAATTAAAAGACTACAAACAAGCAATTAATGATTGGACTCAAGCCATTAAACTTGATCCTAAAAATGCAACATACTATGGTATGAGGGGTGGTACTTACTATAAATTAAAAGAATACAAACTGGCGATTAATGATTACACCCAAGCCATTCAACTTGACCCTAAAGAGGCAATACACTATAGTATGAGGGGTCTTACTTACCTTCAATTAAAAGACTACAAACAAGCAATTAATGATTGGACTCAAGCCATTAAACTTGATCCTAAAAATGCAACATACTATGGTATGAGGGGTGGTACTTACTATAAATTAAAAGAATACAAACTGGCGATTAATGATTACACCCAAGCCATTCAACTTGACCCTAAAGAGGCAATACACTATAGTATGAGGGGTCTTGCTTATTTACAATTAAAAGACTACAAACAAGCCATAGCTAATTATACTCAAGCCATTCAACTTGATCCTAAAAATGCAACATACTATGCCCGTCGGGGTCTTACTTACCTTCAATTAAAAGACTACAAACAAGCAATTAATGATTGGACTCAAGCCATTAAACTTGATCCTAAAAATGCAGTATACTATGGTGCTAGGGGTCTTACTTACCTTCAATTAAAAGACTACAAACAAGCAATTAATGATTACACTCAAGCCATTAAAATTGACCATAAAAATGGAATACACTATGGTAGTAGGGGTGATGCTTACCTTCAATTGAAGGACTACAAACAAGCGATTAATGATTACACTCAAGCTATTAAACTTGACCCAAAAAATGCTGATTACTACTACAGTCGAGGTTTCGCAAACTACAAATTCAAAGACTACAAACAAGCGATTGATGATTGGAATCAAGCCATTAAATTCAAACCTGACTTTACCGAAGCTTACACGAACTTAGGCATAGTCCACTATGAAATGGGAGAAGTAGAAACAGCAATTAATTATTGGCGAAATGCGATCAAAATCAATAGCAATGTTGCAGAAGCACATCTAGCTTTAGGTGTAGCTTTGTATGCTAAAGGCGATAAAGAAGCGGGTTTGAAATCGGGAGAAACGGCATTAAAATTAGATAAACGTTATGGAAAGATTGAGTTTCTAAAAGAGAATAATTGGGGTGATAAGTTGATAAAAGATAGTCAGGAGTTTTTGAACAATCCTCGGATAAAAGGTTTGATTTAG